From a region of the Labrus mixtus chromosome 5, fLabMix1.1, whole genome shotgun sequence genome:
- the LOC132973809 gene encoding beta-1,3-galactosyltransferase 2-like has protein sequence MGITSSWRLVKLLCFFIALVLSVQILVDRVTQSKHPAEPSPLPAEEYRVLSPETYRYLLNQPSVCKDKKPFLVFMVPVAPLEAAAREAIRKTWGAPRQDTLTLFYVGLPEEGQGSRSQKELEEESRKHADIIQMNFQDSYQNLTIKTMMMMNWLATHCPNVSYAMKVDADIFVNVFYLMRRLGGSPRQGFITGSVIWDGKPRRDINSKWYVSEELYPEDSFPPYVSGAGYVFSADLAARISWASRFVGMIPLEDVYVGLCLRVLGVRPVYSRSLLFLRNLFQIQNLEYDRCTFNKLLIANGFNPSQLLHSWQDFSQGHSSC, from the coding sequence ATGGGGATAACTTCTTCCTGGAGGTTAGTGAAGTTACTCTGCTTTTTCATTGCGCTTGTCCTCTCTGTTCAGATCTTAGTGGACAGAGTAACACAGAGTAAACATCCGGCAGAGCCAAGTCCCCTCCCCGCGGAGGAGTACAGAGTCCTATCCCCTGAAACATACCGCTATCTTCTCAACCAGCCGTCTGTatgcaaagacaaaaagccCTTTCTGGTGTTTATGGTACCAGTTGCACCTCTGGAAGCTGCAGCAAGGGAAGCCATCAGAAAAACATGGGGTGCTCCAAGACAGGACACCCTTACCCTGTTCTATGTGGGCTTACCTGAGGAGGGACAGGGGTCAAGGAGCcagaaggagctggaggaggagagcaggaaaCACGCAGATATCATCCAGATGAACTTCCAGGACAGTTATCAGAACCTGACAATCAAgactatgatgatgatgaactgGCTGGCGACCCACTGTCCAAATGTCTCCTATGCCATGAAAGTGGACGCCGACATCTTTGTGAATGTGTTCTACCTCATGAGACGCCTGGGGGGCTCTCCCAGGCAGGGCTTCATCACCGGCTCAGTGATATGGGACGGCAAGCCAAGGCGGGACATCAACAGCAAGTGGTATGTGTCAGAGGAGCTGTACCCCGAGGACAGCTTCCCGCCTTATGTGTCTGGAGCCGGGTATGTGTTCTCTGCAGACCTGGCTGCCAGGATCTCCTGGGCATCCAGGTTTGTTGGGATGATCCCCCTGGAGGACGTCTATGTGGGTTTGTGTCTGCGTGTGCTGGGTGTCAGGCCCGTGTACTCCCGCAGCCTGCTCTTCCTCAGGAACCTGTTCCAAATCCAGAATCTGGAGTACGACAGGTGCACTTTTAACAAACTGCTCATCGCCAACGGCTTTAATCCGTCACAACTGCTGCACAGTTGGCAGG